The following are from one region of the Candidatus Amarolinea dominans genome:
- a CDS encoding S8 family serine peptidase produces MSVETRWFHPLRRRWLATCLLMLLIATALPVGAAPGLPTAKVEATLAQRLHDAGQAPVLIFLAGQADLSQAAYLVKKEAKGAFVYAQLKDFAERSQASLRAELTQRGIAYQAFLSVNMIYLPAADLTLVNELAARDDVRWLTLDASFGIDPSEQVTQPVDAPAVISSGVNYIRAPQVWAMGIDGAGIVVAGGDTGVRWTHEALKPQYRGWNGVSADHTYSWHDAIHDGGANPCGLNVPAPCDDYFHGTHTIGSVAGDDHSAIPATRDQIGVAPGAKWIACRNMNAGVGTISRYVECNDFFLAPGDDTSKQPDVVNNSWGCPASEGCDSATWTQIQPSIQALNAAGVMFVASAGNDGSQGCGSINDPPAVYPESLSVGNFYDGTGVISGSSSRGLRDFTGLFGPDVSAPGTSIRSATNSSDTGYSSASGTSMAGPHVAGLVALMWQANPALRGQILETAQYIRETATRVDNITCGVLTPYPDPLDNRPTPNNVYGWGRIDALNAVNAVRCPTDIDYDGGIDIRDVQLVAEIWNTQPGQALYNARRNLDFSDPAITTTDVTAVVDRWGVNCTN; encoded by the coding sequence ATGTCTGTGGAAACAAGGTGGTTCCATCCTTTGCGCCGGCGGTGGCTGGCCACGTGTCTGCTCATGCTGCTCATTGCAACGGCGCTGCCGGTCGGCGCCGCGCCGGGGTTGCCGACCGCCAAGGTTGAGGCGACCCTGGCCCAACGCCTGCACGATGCCGGTCAGGCGCCGGTGCTCATCTTCCTGGCGGGCCAGGCCGATTTGAGTCAGGCGGCCTACCTGGTCAAGAAAGAGGCTAAAGGCGCGTTTGTCTATGCGCAGCTCAAGGATTTTGCCGAGCGCAGCCAGGCCAGCCTGCGCGCCGAGCTGACTCAGCGCGGTATCGCCTACCAGGCTTTCCTCAGCGTCAACATGATCTACCTGCCGGCGGCTGATCTGACCCTGGTCAACGAACTGGCCGCGCGTGACGATGTGCGCTGGCTGACGCTCGATGCGTCGTTCGGTATTGACCCCAGCGAGCAGGTGACACAGCCGGTCGACGCGCCGGCGGTCATCTCCAGCGGCGTCAACTACATCCGTGCGCCGCAGGTTTGGGCCATGGGCATTGATGGCGCGGGCATCGTGGTGGCCGGCGGCGATACGGGCGTGCGCTGGACGCACGAGGCGCTCAAGCCGCAGTATCGCGGCTGGAACGGCGTCAGCGCGGATCACACTTACAGTTGGCATGATGCCATTCACGACGGCGGCGCCAACCCCTGCGGCCTGAACGTCCCCGCGCCGTGCGACGACTATTTTCACGGCACGCACACCATCGGTTCGGTGGCCGGCGATGACCATAGCGCCATCCCGGCCACGCGTGACCAGATCGGCGTGGCGCCGGGCGCCAAGTGGATCGCCTGTCGTAACATGAATGCCGGCGTCGGCACCATCAGCCGCTATGTCGAATGTAACGATTTCTTCCTGGCGCCTGGCGATGACACCAGCAAACAGCCGGACGTGGTCAACAATTCCTGGGGCTGCCCGGCCTCCGAAGGCTGCGACTCTGCCACCTGGACGCAGATTCAGCCTTCGATCCAGGCGCTCAACGCGGCCGGCGTCATGTTCGTGGCCTCGGCCGGCAACGATGGCAGCCAGGGCTGCGGCAGTATCAATGACCCGCCGGCCGTCTACCCGGAGTCGCTGTCGGTGGGCAACTTTTACGATGGCACCGGCGTGATTTCTGGCTCCAGCAGTCGCGGCCTGCGCGATTTCACCGGCCTCTTTGGTCCGGATGTCTCCGCGCCCGGCACCAGTATCCGCTCGGCCACCAACAGCAGTGACACCGGCTACAGCAGCGCCAGCGGCACCAGCATGGCCGGGCCGCATGTGGCGGGCCTGGTGGCGCTGATGTGGCAGGCCAACCCGGCCCTGCGCGGGCAGATCCTGGAAACGGCCCAGTACATCCGCGAGACCGCCACCCGCGTCGATAACATCACCTGCGGCGTGCTCACTCCTTATCCCGACCCGCTGGACAATCGCCCCACGCCGAACAACGTCTACGGTTGGGGGCGCATTGATGCGCTCAACGCGGTCAACGCGGTGCGTTGCCCGACCGACATTGACTACGACGGGGGCATTGACATTCGTGACGTGCAACTGGTGGCTGAAATTTGGAACACCCAACCGGGCCAGGCGCTCTACAACGCGCGTCGCAACCTGGACTTTAGCGATCCGGCCATCACGACCACCGACGTGACTGCGGTGGTGGACCGGTGGGGCGTCAATTGCACCAATTGA